In Desulfomonile tiedjei DSM 6799, a genomic segment contains:
- a CDS encoding anti-sigma factor family protein gives MKTCKEFCDCISDYLDGDMSEDMCRLLEDHLDRCPPCQLMYQSLATTVEICSKSMPAEIPDDVRENLRRFLREHCGQDSCEPKKGV, from the coding sequence ATGAAAACCTGCAAAGAGTTTTGCGATTGCATATCTGACTATTTGGATGGAGATATGAGCGAGGATATGTGCAGATTGCTGGAAGACCATCTTGACAGGTGTCCTCCTTGCCAGCTCATGTATCAATCTCTTGCCACCACTGTTGAGATTTGTTCCAAATCGATGCCGGCGGAAATACCGGATGACGTGAGGGAAAATCTAAGACGTTTCCTGAGGGAACATTGCGGGCAAGATTCATGTGAACCTAAGAAAGGAGTTTGA
- the trxA gene encoding thioredoxin has protein sequence MSDNPNLLNVSDGDFDQEILKSEVPALVDFWAAWCGPCRTVGPVVEELATEYAGKIKVAKLNVDENKDTPMKYGVRGIPTLMLFHNGQVVDQIVGAVPKSRIKELLDKV, from the coding sequence ATGTCGGATAACCCGAACCTTCTCAATGTCTCGGATGGCGATTTCGATCAGGAAATCCTTAAATCGGAAGTTCCTGCACTCGTGGATTTCTGGGCTGCCTGGTGCGGTCCCTGCCGTACCGTAGGGCCCGTTGTCGAAGAATTGGCAACGGAGTATGCGGGAAAAATCAAAGTTGCAAAGCTCAATGTGGATGAAAACAAAGACACTCCCATGAAATATGGGGTCAGAGGTATACCTACACTCATGCTGTTCCATAATGGTCAGGTAGTGGACCAGATCGTGGGGGCTGTCCCCAAAAGCCGCATCAAGGAGTTACTCGACAAGGTCTGA
- a CDS encoding RNA polymerase sigma factor, translated as MPMYEDRETIEKVLNGDYDAFEGLVEKYQARIYRHLKKMVKDGHLAQDLLQETFLSAYKGLPGFTGSSSFSTWLFRIATNTALMYLRKNRPDSIEYDDEIRNQSNSPLPPISSEFVNTPLEILLSNEGRKKIEEAIDELPALYRSVIVLRDVEGFSLEEVSKIMDSSIAAIKSRLHRARNSVRETLTSYYMERNLSSDRREA; from the coding sequence ATGCCTATGTACGAAGATCGGGAAACAATAGAAAAAGTTCTGAACGGCGATTACGATGCTTTTGAGGGGCTGGTGGAAAAATACCAGGCCAGAATATACCGACATTTGAAAAAAATGGTAAAAGACGGCCATCTGGCTCAAGATCTGCTCCAGGAAACTTTTCTCAGCGCCTACAAAGGATTACCCGGGTTCACGGGGTCGTCGTCGTTTTCCACCTGGCTTTTCAGGATAGCTACAAATACGGCTTTAATGTATCTTAGGAAAAACAGGCCGGACAGTATCGAATATGACGATGAAATTCGTAATCAATCGAATTCTCCTCTCCCTCCGATTTCTTCGGAATTCGTAAACACGCCACTCGAAATTCTTCTTTCGAATGAAGGCAGAAAGAAAATTGAAGAAGCAATTGACGAACTTCCAGCACTGTATCGATCGGTGATTGTCCTCAGAGACGTTGAGGGATTCTCTCTCGAGGAAGTGTCAAAAATCATGGATTCTTCCATCGCTGCCATAAAATCTCGACTGCATCGTGCAAGGAATTCGGTTCGGGAAACCTTGACTTCATATTATATGGAGAGAAACCTTTCCTCGGACCGACGAGAGGCCTAA